The window CTTGAATTTATAAGGGAAAGTCCTTGTGCGGATAATGAAGTGTGTACCGTTTTTGCGCAATGGTGATAAGAATTTGGTAGTATTATCCAGCATTAGAGTGAGTGATCAAAATATTGTGATTAGATGAACTATATTAAGAAGGATCGCCGTTGGAGGTTGAATCATCATCTCGAATTGGCATATTTAATATGGCCTCTCTCATCTTTTCAAGTTCAGGCTGCACATCTTCGATAGAAACCCCGAGGTTGGTGGCAATTCGTGCAATAAGTTCTTTTTCCTGCTGATCATAATTGTTATCTGCTCCTGCAATGAGGGTCAGCAAGGCAAGTAGTTTAAGTTGGAAGGCGGGGAAAGTGGTTTTGATTACAGTGATTGCCTTTTGCTCGAGAGCTTTTGCTCCCACTTCAGCTTTGGCTTTTTTGAAACGTTTAAGAAATTTTCTGTGAGAGCCAATTTTTTGGGTTACATGTTCTTTAAAAAAGGGGTTGTTTAGCATTGAGGATATTTCTTCCATTTTGACCTCGTCATCAGCTCCAACCATAAGCAAACACAGAATGCAAACTGCTTCTGGTTGTGAAAGAGTATCTAACATGAGAAACCGCCTTTGGGATCTGATTCTAATTAGCTATATAAAATATGTATGGAATAAACAAAAGGGGGGAAGCAAATTGCTTCCCCCCTTTATTTTTGTATTTATTGTTTGAACTACATCTCGATACGAACATTTTCCGGGCTTAGTTTTCGCTCTAATCTCTTTGCGTACAATGACATGAAATAACTGAAGACGAAGTACATAACCGCAATGGTAGTATAAATCTCAAAAGGATGAACCATGATGCGATTATTGATGGCGTAAGCTGCACGGGTCAGTTCCATGACACCAATAATATATGCGAGGGACGTGTCTTTGAAGGCGGCGATAAACATGCCGACTAAAGCTGGCAACATTTGTTTAAGTGCCTGAGGAAGGACGATCTTACGCATGGTTTGCAGGTAGGTCAGGCCGGAGGCTTTCGCTGCTTCTACTTGTCCAGGTGGGATGTTTTCAATTCCTCCGCGAACAGTCTCGGCAATATACGCTGCAAAGAAGAAGGTCATAGCAATGGTTGCTGCCCAGAATGCATGAAGTTCAATCTTGAAGATGATATCTAGCACTACGGTGTAAAACCAGAAAATGACCAAGATCAGAGGAATAGCGCGTACTAATTCAATGTATAAGGTACAAGGAATTCGGAAAACACGGTTTCGTGCAGTACGGCCCATGCCTACGAGCAGGCCAATAACGAAGCTGCCGGAGATGGAAATAACAGCCATCAGCAGAGCGCCGGCCAAACCGCCAAGTCCCATGAAGAACTCCGTGTCATCGCCATTCGGAAAACGCCAGAAAGTCAATGCGTAAAGGTTGTTTTTGATAACCTCAAAGTTGAATCCAGCGACAGCCATCACCGTTTGGTAAATAAGACCAGCCAAGGCGGCTACAAAGAGTATTTTAGCACCAAGGATGGTTCCTTTCCAAGAAAGAGATACAATGCGACGGAGCGGAGAAACAGTCTTGGACTGATCAGGCGATTTACGGAAGTACCAAAGAACGTATTCCATTCCTTCGCCGAGGAGTTCTAAAGGATAGAACAGAATATTAGCGACTTTTCTGGAGAGAGGTTCCTGTCCTCGAGGCATGATTTTGAGCTTGATGTTTACCAAGTTCAGAATGAATGCGATCGTTAATGACAGACACAAGTAGATAATGGTCGCTGCAATAAGTGCTTCAAAAGAGTGATATGTCAAAGAGAGCACTTCCTGCATAGACCAACATACCTCGCCTACGCCGATTGTCATGGCAAGGGAGGTGTTTTTCATGTTGTTGAGGAATTCACTGCCTAAGGGCGGAATGATCTCACGGAAGGAAAGAGGCAGGATGATTTTGCGTAACGTCTGCGGGAAGGTCAGGCCAGATGAGTAAGAGGCTTCCAGCAGTCCTTTTGGAATTGACTGAATGCCTGCTCGGATAATCTCAGCCATAAATGCACCAGTAAATATGCCAACACCAACTGTAGCCGTCCAGAACTCAAAATTCATTTCAAAGAGTTGAAAACGAATCTCTTCAGGGAAGGCATAGGGCAGGGCAAAGTACCAGAAGAAAAGCTGAACCAGAAGCGGCGTGTTGCGGAAGAGTTCCACATAGCAGGTTGCAAACCAGTATACAGGTTTGAAGCTGGAAAGTCTGGCCAGACCAAATATGGTGCCCATAGCTAGGGCGATAGCAGCCGAATAAAGCGTAATTGTGATGGTCGTATTTAGACCATTGAGCATCAGATGCCCCATGTGTCCATACTGACCTTCAGTGGTGAAAACAGCCCAGTTGAAATCGTATTTAAACTCGAAGACAAAGGCGAAATAGTATGCAACCAGTCCCAACAGGACGAGTAGGGAAAGGTTCTGGACCCAAAGCTTTTCGAAATATCTTTTAAACATGCGGTAATCCGAAGGAAAGGTCCCGAAGCACTCGGCTCCGGGACCTGATTGTTGGCTTATGCCATGCGACCTACGGCCACATCTCGATCTTTTCGGTCATGGGGAAGGGGTAAGCGGAATCGGGACCGAACCACTTGTTGTAGATGGTCATGTAAGTACCATCTTTCCACATGTCCTGAATGGTGAAGTTGATGATGTCGCGCCATGCGGAATCATCCTGGGGGAGGCCGATGCCGTAAGGCTCATCGGAGATGAATTCGCCAACCAGTTCAAACTGACCAGGAACCTTGGCAGCGTAGCCGAGCAGGATGGTGGAGTCAGTGGTGATAGCCTGAACGCGACCGGAGCGCAGAGCTTCGAACATGGCGACTTCGCCGTCGTAACCGATAACCTTGGGATTGGGGTTGCCCTGCTTCTTCAGGTATTCGGTTGCATTAACGATAGAGGTGGTACCCTGCATGGAGCCGACCTTTGCTTTGGCCAAATCTGCGGGGGACTTAATCTTACCCTTGCGAGCCAGGAACTTCTGACCATCGAAAAAGTAGGTGATGGAGAAGTCAATCTTCTCATCGCGGACGCGCTTGTGGGTCATGTTGGACAAGACCATGTCGACTTTGGGCGGGTTGGTCTGCACGAAGGAAATACGGGTGTTGTTATTTACAACGGTCTTTTCCAGTTTGCAGCCGAGGCGCTTGGCGATTTCAGTAGCCATATCAACATCGAAGCCGACCCATTCGTTCTGATCGTTGATGAAGCCGAAGGGGATACCCTGGTTGGTGATACCGGCTTTGACGACCTTATTGGACATCACGCGGTCATAGGTGGGGCCTGCAAAGGCAACAGAAGCGGCCATCACGAGCAGGGCGGCCAGGACGGTGATTTTGAGAACTCTCATTTACCTCTCCTTAAACGGTTGAGTTCGTATACGAAAAGCCCGTAAGACACTATGTCTTGCGGGCCTATATACCTTGCCTAGTGGCTCAGGATTTTGCTCAGGAAATCTTTGGTACGGTCGCTTTTGGGGTTGTTGAAGAATTCTTCAGGAGTATTCTCTTCAATCAGGTTGCCCCCATCCATGAAAATGACACGATCAGCAACTTCGCGAGCAAATCCCATTTCGTGCGTAACACAAATCATGGTCATGCCTTCACGCGCCAAAGATTTCATAACATCCAAGACTTCATTAATCATTTCTGGGTCCAGAGCGGACGTGGGCTCATCAAAGAGCATGATCTTGGGTTGCATGGCAAGTCCACGAGCAATTGCGACTCGCTGTTGCTGGCCGCCAGATAGCTGCGATGGATACGAGCCAGCTTTGTCTGGAATATCGACTTTTTTGAGCAATTCCATGGCCAGCGCTGTGGCTTTGCCCTTAGGCTGGCGGCGAACCATTGTCGGTGCCAGAAGAATGTTGTCCAGCACAGTCATGTGCGGGTACAAGTTGAATTGCTGAAAAACGAAACCGACTTCTGCGCGCAGCATGGTCATGTTTGTCCGGGAATCGGACACATTCATGCCGTCGACAATGATGTCACCTTCCTGGATTGGTTCCAGTCTATTTATACATCTGATAAGAGTGGATTTTCCGGACCCCGACGGACCGCAAATGACCACGACTTCGCCTTTTTCAATTTCCAGATTGATGTTGTTGAGGACGTGGAAATCCCCATACCACTTGTTGACATTTTTGAAAGAAATCACTGAATGCTCCCCACAGGACTTTTTAGGTCTTTAGGACCAAAAGTGTCCCTAGCAAAATATCGGGGCTTCGGCAATCATTATTCAACGATATGCAGGTCGTCCTGAATGATATTCTGTCAATATTGTGATTTTAAGGCTGTTTTGGATTATTCAGTATCTCCGAGCAGTTGACTGTACTAACAGTCTGCGACCGACACAGCTAGACCAGCAAGGGATGTTTCTTTGTAGTTTCTGGACATATCCTTGCCTGTTTGAGCCATTGCCTGAATGACTTTGTCCAAATCTACCTTTTGATAGGACTCATCTAAAGTGGAAGCGATGACGTATGCATTATATGCTTTTACAGCTCCCATGGCATTACGTTCGATGCAGGGGATTTGAACGTAGCCGCCCACAGGGTCGCATGTTAATCCCAAGTGGTGTTCTATGGCTATTTCTGCCGCATTTTCAGTTACCTGAAAACGATAACCGCGAGCGTATGCCATAAAGGCTGCAGCCATTGCTGAGGCTACTCCTACTTCTCCTTGGCAACCTACTTCTGCACCTGAAATGGATGCGTTATGTTTGCAAAGAAAGCCTATTGCGCAGGCTGCGAGCAATCCTTCACGTATTTCATCTTGTAGTGCGCCCATGTGGCGTTTTAGCATGAAAAGTAATGCTGGGATGACACCAGCGGCTCCACATGTTGGCGCTGTAACTACACAGTGGCCGGATGCGTTTTCTTCGGAAGCAGCTAATGCGTATGCGTTGATAGCTTTAAGAAACCCAGGACCTTGAAAATATTCCTTTTTAGCACGTTCATACATCACTGGGGCTTTGCGCTGTAAGCCAATGGGACCAGGTAAAATGCCGGTTGTTTGGATACCTAATTCTACAGCACGCTCCATCGTTTCAATGACATGGTCGAGATCTGTATAAATCTCATCTTTCGTCATTCCTGTCATGGACATCTCATTGGCAAGAATCAGTTCATGCAATCGCATTTCATTTGCCCGAAGGTGGTCTTTGAGTTGGGCCATAGATTTATAAGGAAATTGAGGTTCTCCGCGTTCAGGCTCTTCCCAGCCTTGCCAACGAAGGAAACCACCACCCACAGAGAAATACATTCGTTCTAAAAGGATTTCGTCACCAGCTTTGTAGCGAAAGATCATTGTGTTGCTGTGCGGATAATCATGCTGCACTGCGTCCATTATAATATCGCCGGGATGATAGGTGATAACTTTTCCGTGTATGTCCAATTCGAACGGGGCATCCTTATCGTCAAATTGGCTCAATATGTCGGGTTGGCATGAATCGGGCAGGAAACCAATCATACCTGACATGATAGCTCGAGGTGTGCCGTGGCCTTCGCCTGTCGCGGAGAGTGAGCCAAATAGACGTATTTCTAGGTCCTCGCCTTTAAGCCTAATATTGTCGGGGAGTTCGCGAATACGGTCCATAAAATCGTAACCGGCTCTCATTGGGCCGATGGTGTGAGAGCTAGATGGACCAGGACCAATTTTAAGAAGTTCGAATATGGAAGTTCTTACTGGAGGCATGTTTTTCTCGTAGTTTTTTGTTTTGCGCACAGTGCTCTGAAAACATACGCTAAAATGGATAAGAGGAGAAGTTGTTTTCCGAATGTATAGACGCAAAGATCTTGGTGGAGTATGTTTGGTATAAAATTTGGTCTTGTCTCGTTGATTTGCAATCATCATAAATACGATGTCACGAGGGAGGTGGCAATATGAAAAAGATGTATTCTATTATGATAGCTTTTGGGTTGACACTGGTTCTTGCAATTCCGCGCGTTATGGCTCACTGCCAAGTTCCTTGTGGTATTTATGATGATAACGCACGCGTTGCATCAATGCTGGAAGACGCAATCACCATCAAAAAAGCTGTTAGTCTTTTGAATGAATTGAATAGTAAGTCCGATGTGCAGTCTAGGCAGCAGTTCGTTCGGTGGGTCAATACTAAGGAACAACATGCTCAAAAGATAATCAGCACTATTAGTGATTACTTTTTGACCCAGCGAGTCAAGGCTAATCAAGATGACTACGTGCAACGTCTCAAGGATCACCATGCTGTTATTGTGGGCGCTATGAAGGCCAAGCAAAATGCTACGGATGACGTTGCTTCTAATCTGGAAGAAGCGATTAAGCTGTTGCTCAAGTATTATCCAGAGCATAAGCATTAGTTTGGGATAATTAATATAAATAAAAAAGGGTTTGTGGAGAAACCACAAACCCTTTACTTATTAGCTCATATTTTTAGATGGTTTGTCGTTGACCATCTTTCGATTTGCGTTCTTCGGCTTTGAGCTTCCGGCTTTCTTTAAGAGAGCAGAGGCAAGGAACTACCACCAGCGTTAAGATAGTCGAGATCGCTAGCCCGAAAATGACCGCTACGGCCATTGGGCCCCACCATTGCGATGTTTCACTGCCGGTGTCTAAGCGGAAGTTAATAAAATCAAAGCTTACTCCAGTGGCCATAGGAATAAGCCCTAGGACGGTTGTTATAGCAGTAAGCAGCACTGGCCGAAAGCGGGTCAGTCCCGCCTCTACTATGGCATCCCGGTAAGCCATACCTTGACGCATCAGTTGTTCATAGTAATCGATGAGCACAATAGCGTTATTAACCACCACGCCAGCCAAGCTGAGAACACCGACACCAGTCATGATAACACCAAATGCTGTACCTGTGACCAAGAGACCGAGCATGACACCGCCTAGTGACAGGATGACAGCCGTTAAGATTATGAATGGTGTTGTTGTGGAGTTGAACTGAGTTACCAATACTAGGAAGATCAGAAAGAGAGCTGTAGCAAAAGCTTTAGAAAGGAATTCAGAGGCTGCCTGTTGCTCTTCTTGTTCTCCTGTAAACTGGTAGCTGTAACCTCTCGGGAAATCAAAGCTCGTTAGTTTTGTTTCGATGTCAGCGATGACTTCTTCCGCAAGCCTTCCTGATACATCGGCGGATAGGGTGACAACGCGTTTTTGGTCTATGCGGTTGATACCGCCTAGGCCGCCGCCCAGAGATATGTCACATAGTGAAGTGATAGGGACAGGCTCCCCTTTAGGGCCTGATACCGTGATTCGTTTGATATCATCCAGTGAGTCGCGGCTTTCTTTGGGAAGTTTGGCAACGATGTCGTACTCATCTTTGCCTTCCCGGTAGACACCAACTTTGTACCCGTTGATGGCTGTTTTGACCGCTTGAGCGATGGTGTTTGCATCCAAGCCAAGCAAGGCTGCTTTCTCTTTGTCTACATCAACACGGATCTCCGGTTTGGCTGCTACGTAATTGTCTTTGAGGTCTACCAGTCCAGGAACATCCTTGATTGCGCGTTTGATGGAAGCTGCAAGTTTACCGAGGTGACGTAAGTCGCGACCGTATATCTCGAGGTTGATTGCCTTACCAGTGGGGGGACCCATCTTTTCAGCTTCTGCCTGGATTTCAACTCCACGAATTGCATTGCGCAACCTGTCACGAATTTCGTTAGTGATTTCTGAAGAAGGTCGAGAGCGTTCTTGAATATCCAGAAAGTCAAGCTTTACGAGGGAGTAGTGGGTGCCGATTTCATCACTAGCTCCAGATTCTCCAGTGTTGGCGATAACGTATTTGATGTCAGGATAATCCTTGGCAACTTCTTCTACAATACGAACATATTTGTCCGATGCATCCAGGTTTGTGCCAATTGGGGCCTTGATCTTGACGTCCGCACGTTTTGGTTCGGTGGCTGGTAAAAATTCTACTCCCTTACCGAATATGCTGAAACTTAAGATGGAGAGCATTAGGAATGCCACAGACATTCCCAGAACTTTGAATCGATTGTTTAAAGACCATTCAAGAATGGGGCGGTATGCTGACTTGATGGATTCCATCATACGGTCAACCATGCTTGGTTTTGCACCATTCTTTTGATTTGGGATTCCCTGAAATTTTGCAGATAGGACCGGGTTGATAACCAATGCAACGAAAAGTGAGGCAACAAGGGCGATAATGACTGTAACGGGTAGGTAGCTCATAAATTCACCCATGATACCAGGCCAAAAAACCATCGGAAAAAAAGCACCAATTGTGGTCAGTGTTGAGGCAATTACAGGCCAAGCTACTTCATCTGTTGCATCCTGCGCGGCTTGTAGGCGAGTTTTTCCCATGTGCATATGTCGGTATATGTTTTCGACCACCACAATGCCGTTGTCTACGAGCATGCCTAGGGCTAAAATCAAAGAGAAGAGAACTACCATGTTCAGGGTATATGCAAAGATATCCAGTACCGTGAAAGTGATGAGCATGGATAAGGGGATTGCCAGAGACACAAATAGTGCAGATCGGCCGCCTATGAATGCGAAGACCACGATCAGCACA of the Pseudodesulfovibrio sp. zrk46 genome contains:
- a CDS encoding amino acid ABC transporter ATP-binding protein, whose protein sequence is MISFKNVNKWYGDFHVLNNINLEIEKGEVVVICGPSGSGKSTLIRCINRLEPIQEGDIIVDGMNVSDSRTNMTMLRAEVGFVFQQFNLYPHMTVLDNILLAPTMVRRQPKGKATALAMELLKKVDIPDKAGSYPSQLSGGQQQRVAIARGLAMQPKIMLFDEPTSALDPEMINEVLDVMKSLAREGMTMICVTHEMGFAREVADRVIFMDGGNLIEENTPEEFFNNPKSDRTKDFLSKILSH
- a CDS encoding L-serine ammonia-lyase; translated protein: MPPVRTSIFELLKIGPGPSSSHTIGPMRAGYDFMDRIRELPDNIRLKGEDLEIRLFGSLSATGEGHGTPRAIMSGMIGFLPDSCQPDILSQFDDKDAPFELDIHGKVITYHPGDIIMDAVQHDYPHSNTMIFRYKAGDEILLERMYFSVGGGFLRWQGWEEPERGEPQFPYKSMAQLKDHLRANEMRLHELILANEMSMTGMTKDEIYTDLDHVIETMERAVELGIQTTGILPGPIGLQRKAPVMYERAKKEYFQGPGFLKAINAYALAASEENASGHCVVTAPTCGAAGVIPALLFMLKRHMGALQDEIREGLLAACAIGFLCKHNASISGAEVGCQGEVGVASAMAAAFMAYARGYRFQVTENAAEIAIEHHLGLTCDPVGGYVQIPCIERNAMGAVKAYNAYVIASTLDESYQKVDLDKVIQAMAQTGKDMSRNYKETSLAGLAVSVADC
- a CDS encoding superoxide dismutase, Ni, with amino-acid sequence MKKMYSIMIAFGLTLVLAIPRVMAHCQVPCGIYDDNARVASMLEDAITIKKAVSLLNELNSKSDVQSRQQFVRWVNTKEQHAQKIISTISDYFLTQRVKANQDDYVQRLKDHHAVIVGAMKAKQNATDDVASNLEEAIKLLLKYYPEHKH
- a CDS encoding TerB family tellurite resistance protein, with the protein product MLDTLSQPEAVCILCLLMVGADDEVKMEEISSMLNNPFFKEHVTQKIGSHRKFLKRFKKAKAEVGAKALEQKAITVIKTTFPAFQLKLLALLTLIAGADNNYDQQEKELIARIATNLGVSIEDVQPELEKMREAILNMPIRDDDSTSNGDPS
- a CDS encoding efflux RND transporter permease subunit — translated: MIINTAALKRQSTVMVLLVFIIISGIVSYIGLPRESDPDITIPYIFVTTNFEGVAPEDMETLVTMPIERKLKGLSDTKEISSISDDGVSIIKVEFTPNVDIDDALQKVRDKVDQAKPDLPNDLPDEPIINEVNLSEQPIINVVLSGPFSLKRLKVFAEDLEDRFESVQGVLDAVIIGGLEREIHVEFDMDRVAFYNIPLSNLLGSVKNANVNTPGGSVEIGQAKYLVRVPEDFKHPDEINNIIVYENDGRPIYLRDIATIRDHYKDPTSKSRINGVRSVTIQVKKRAGENIIEITDSIKRIIKEEQEILPPTLTINVTSDQSEDIRLMVADLQNNIITGLLLVLIVVFAFIGGRSALFVSLAIPLSMLITFTVLDIFAYTLNMVVLFSLILALGMLVDNGIVVVENIYRHMHMGKTRLQAAQDATDEVAWPVIASTLTTIGAFFPMVFWPGIMGEFMSYLPVTVIIALVASLFVALVINPVLSAKFQGIPNQKNGAKPSMVDRMMESIKSAYRPILEWSLNNRFKVLGMSVAFLMLSILSFSIFGKGVEFLPATEPKRADVKIKAPIGTNLDASDKYVRIVEEVAKDYPDIKYVIANTGESGASDEIGTHYSLVKLDFLDIQERSRPSSEITNEIRDRLRNAIRGVEIQAEAEKMGPPTGKAINLEIYGRDLRHLGKLAASIKRAIKDVPGLVDLKDNYVAAKPEIRVDVDKEKAALLGLDANTIAQAVKTAINGYKVGVYREGKDEYDIVAKLPKESRDSLDDIKRITVSGPKGEPVPITSLCDISLGGGLGGINRIDQKRVVTLSADVSGRLAEEVIADIETKLTSFDFPRGYSYQFTGEQEEQQAASEFLSKAFATALFLIFLVLVTQFNSTTTPFIILTAVILSLGGVMLGLLVTGTAFGVIMTGVGVLSLAGVVVNNAIVLIDYYEQLMRQGMAYRDAIVEAGLTRFRPVLLTAITTVLGLIPMATGVSFDFINFRLDTGSETSQWWGPMAVAVIFGLAISTILTLVVVPCLCSLKESRKLKAEERKSKDGQRQTI
- a CDS encoding amino acid ABC transporter permease → MFKRYFEKLWVQNLSLLVLLGLVAYYFAFVFEFKYDFNWAVFTTEGQYGHMGHLMLNGLNTTITITLYSAAIALAMGTIFGLARLSSFKPVYWFATCYVELFRNTPLLVQLFFWYFALPYAFPEEIRFQLFEMNFEFWTATVGVGIFTGAFMAEIIRAGIQSIPKGLLEASYSSGLTFPQTLRKIILPLSFREIIPPLGSEFLNNMKNTSLAMTIGVGEVCWSMQEVLSLTYHSFEALIAATIIYLCLSLTIAFILNLVNIKLKIMPRGQEPLSRKVANILFYPLELLGEGMEYVLWYFRKSPDQSKTVSPLRRIVSLSWKGTILGAKILFVAALAGLIYQTVMAVAGFNFEVIKNNLYALTFWRFPNGDDTEFFMGLGGLAGALLMAVISISGSFVIGLLVGMGRTARNRVFRIPCTLYIELVRAIPLILVIFWFYTVVLDIIFKIELHAFWAATIAMTFFFAAYIAETVRGGIENIPPGQVEAAKASGLTYLQTMRKIVLPQALKQMLPALVGMFIAAFKDTSLAYIIGVMELTRAAYAINNRIMVHPFEIYTTIAVMYFVFSYFMSLYAKRLERKLSPENVRIEM
- a CDS encoding ABC transporter substrate-binding protein — protein: MRVLKITVLAALLVMAASVAFAGPTYDRVMSNKVVKAGITNQGIPFGFINDQNEWVGFDVDMATEIAKRLGCKLEKTVVNNNTRISFVQTNPPKVDMVLSNMTHKRVRDEKIDFSITYFFDGQKFLARKGKIKSPADLAKAKVGSMQGTTSIVNATEYLKKQGNPNPKVIGYDGEVAMFEALRSGRVQAITTDSTILLGYAAKVPGQFELVGEFISDEPYGIGLPQDDSAWRDIINFTIQDMWKDGTYMTIYNKWFGPDSAYPFPMTEKIEMWP